The genomic segment CATATCTGGTGTGGTGTAACCATGCTCCGGATGCATTGCGTTAGTGCCAATGAAAGCTTTGTCAAAATGATAGTTTTGAATATTATCTAAGGCAACTGCACCAATAATAGCTTTTGTATGCACTTTCATTTTTCCTCCTAGAAGATAAGCATCAATATTTTGACGGACTAATTCTTCAATATGAGTTAAACCATTTGTCACTACTGTTATATTTCGGTTTGCTAAATGGGTAATTAATTCTAATGTGGTTGATCCTGCATCTAAGTAAATGTAATCATTTTCTTCCACTAAACTAGCGCAGTATGCAGCAATTTCTTTTTTAATTTGAATGTTTTTGAACGATTTTTCATTCATGCTTGGTTCTTGATTATGAGAGATAACAAGTTTAGCCCCACCGTGTACACGCTCGATCAGACCTTGCTCTTCAAGCTCGATTAAATCACGGCGAATAGTTGATTCAGAGGTGGTCAATTCATCTACTAATTCTTGTAACTTCACTACACCAAGTTGCTCAACACGCTCCATAATAAGTTGTTTTCGTTCCGCATTTAACATACTTATTCCTCCATCCAAAGTTAGTTTATCATCTATTTCTTTCAAAATCAACCGTTTCCTTTCAAATGCATTCATATAATTTCAAATTCATTCATATTATAGCATATAAACCTTCACAAAAATGCAAGCGGCTATTTCCTTATACAGTTTTTACTTTTAGAGGTATACTTATTTGGTAGATATTTTGTATATAGGAGGAATAAACATGAGTACAGAATTAACATTTGATCAATTAGAAAGTTTTTCCAAAAAGTGGCGTGAAAACCCTGATAAGCTAGTGTTTCAAGCTAGTATTATGAAAAATGGGATTAAAGCGGCTACAGAAAATCCAGAATCAAAAGCAAGAGTTCGACCTGTTTTTTCGCATGAAGTTGCAACGGATAAAGTTTCTAATCAACAACAAAGTGGACGATGCTGGATGTTTGCAGCATTAAATACGTTCCGTCACAAATTGAATGGAACGCTTGGTCTGAAGGATTTTGAGTTATCGCAGAATTTTATTAATTTTTGGGATAAGTTAGAGAAAGCAAACTATTTTTTAGAAAATATTATTGAGACTGCAAATGAGGATGAGAATAGTCGTCTAGTTTCTTGGTTGCTTGATACGCCTCAACAAGATGGTGGTCAATGGGATATGTTAGTTTCTATTATTGAAAAATACGGTGCTGTTCCAAAATCAGCTATGCCAGAAACATTCCAAAGTAGCAAGTCTGCTGATTTAAATCATTTGTTAAATGAGCGACTTCGTACAGATGCTGTTATCTTAAGAAAAGCTGTCAACGAAAAAACAAACGCATCCGCAATGAAAGAAGAAATGCTTGTGGAAATATATCAACTTTTAGTTATGTCGCTTGGTGAGCCGCCAAAAGTTTTTGACTTTGAATACCGGAATAAAGATAACGAATTCAAACAAGATTTGCAAATTTCACCAAAAGATTTTTTCAAGCGTTATATTGATGTGGATTTAAGAGATTACATTCCTTTGATTAACGCCCCAACAAAAGACAAACCATTTAATCAGGCCTTCACTGTTGATTATTTGGGGAATATTGTTGGTGGTGCGCCGATTAAATATTTAAATGTTGAAATGGATGTCTTAAAGAAAGCCGCTGTCGAGCAAATAAAAGATGGTGAAACTGTTTGGTTTGGTTGTGATGTTGGTCAACTTTCCGAGCGTTCTAGTGGGATTATGGATACGGATATTTTCTTGACGAACCAAGCTTTCGGCTTTAAAACAAAAATGACTAAAGCAGAAAGATTAGATTATAAACATAGCATGCTAACACACGCAATGGTTTTAACCGGAATTAATGTTGCTGACGGAGAAGTTAACCGTTGGAAAGTGGAAAATAGTTGGGGAGAAGCTATCGGTAACAAAGGTTATTTCGTTGCAAGTGATGCGTGGATGGACGAATTTACGTTCCAAGTTGTCGTACAGAAGAAGTATTTATCTGAAGAATTGCTAAATGCCTTTAATCAAGAACCGATTGCATTAAAACCTTGGGATCCAATGGGTTCACTGGCTTTTAGATAGTAAATTCTGAAATCACTTCTATGCCGTTTGCTTTAAAAAGAGCTGCTGCTACGCCGGTACCATCTTTCACTTTCCCTGAGAAGGTGCCGTCGTAAATAGCACAGCTACCGCATGATGGGCTGTTTTCTTTCATAATTATTTTGGTGATATGAAGCTCCTGCATTTTATTCAAAGCAAGCATAGCTCCAGACTTATATTCCTTGGTAACATCTTTTTCCTGATTATCAATTACTTTTGCACGACCATTCCACACGTCTACTCCATCTCCGCCCATTATTTCAGCTGGATTCCTCGGTATTGAAAGGCCACCCATTACTTCTGGACAAAAAGGGATTGCTTCGCCGTCCTCGACCATCTGTTTTATTTTTGTTATTTCCTTATCTTGCCCATCATATCTACAGGCAATTCCAGCGAGACAAGCACTTACTGCAATCATTTCTATTCCTCCTTTATTTTAAATTCATTTTAACATAAAAAGCCGCCACCATTTATAGGCGACAGCTTTTTCGATAAATTTAGATATTTTGGTAAGCTACAGCGATTTGAGTACCAACTAAAGCATTGTGTTTTACCAGTTCGATATTTGCTTCTAAACTCTTGCCGTCTGTTAATTCTTTTACTTTCCCAAGTAAGAAAGGTGTTACATCTTTTCCGTGAATATGGTTTTCTTCTGCTTCTTTTAAAGCTGTTTGGATAACATCATTGATTACTTTTTCATCCATCGCAAACTCTTCTGGGATTGGGTTAGTGATTACTGCTCCACCTTTAATTTGAAGATCCCATTTTGCTTTAAGGGAAGCTGCGATAACGTCTGGGGAATCTGCACGTAAAGTTAATTCTACGTCACTTGAACGTGTGTAAAATGCCGGTAGTACGTCTGTTTGGTAGCCAATAACGGGAACACCTTTTGTTTCTAGATATTCCATTGTTAAGCTTAAATCAAGAATAGATTTAGCACCGGCACAAACAACTGCTACATTTGTTTTTGCTAATTCTTCTAAGTCAGCTGAAATATCCATTGTTGTTTCAGCTCCACGGTGTACACCACCAATTCCGCC from the Listeria seeligeri serovar 1/2b str. SLCC3954 genome contains:
- a CDS encoding DeoR/GlpR family DNA-binding transcription regulator — translated: MLNAERKQLIMERVEQLGVVKLQELVDELTTSESTIRRDLIELEEQGLIERVHGGAKLVISHNQEPSMNEKSFKNIQIKKEIAAYCASLVEENDYIYLDAGSTTLELITHLANRNITVVTNGLTHIEELVRQNIDAYLLGGKMKVHTKAIIGAVALDNIQNYHFDKAFIGTNAMHPEHGYTTPDMEEAFVKRAAKERADKVFVVADHTKFAEVKFSKMFSLDEATIVTDYIPSELKESFIQKTKIIEVEK
- a CDS encoding pseudouridine-5'-phosphate glycosidase, with protein sequence MKNYLSLSEEVKQAKAEGKAIVALESTIISHGMPYPQNVEMARDVEQIIRDNGAVPATIALIDGKIKIGLSDEELELFGKSTNVAKVSRRDIGYLVATKQLGATTVAATMICAELAEIGIFVTGGIGGVHRGAETTMDISADLEELAKTNVAVVCAGAKSILDLSLTMEYLETKGVPVIGYQTDVLPAFYTRSSDVELTLRADSPDVIAASLKAKWDLQIKGGAVITNPIPEEFAMDEKVINDVIQTALKEAEENHIHGKDVTPFLLGKVKELTDGKSLEANIELVKHNALVGTQIAVAYQNI
- a CDS encoding DUF523 domain-containing protein, translating into MIAVSACLAGIACRYDGQDKEITKIKQMVEDGEAIPFCPEVMGGLSIPRNPAEIMGGDGVDVWNGRAKVIDNQEKDVTKEYKSGAMLALNKMQELHITKIIMKENSPSCGSCAIYDGTFSGKVKDGTGVAAALFKANGIEVISEFTI
- the pepC gene encoding aminopeptidase C — encoded protein: MSTELTFDQLESFSKKWRENPDKLVFQASIMKNGIKAATENPESKARVRPVFSHEVATDKVSNQQQSGRCWMFAALNTFRHKLNGTLGLKDFELSQNFINFWDKLEKANYFLENIIETANEDENSRLVSWLLDTPQQDGGQWDMLVSIIEKYGAVPKSAMPETFQSSKSADLNHLLNERLRTDAVILRKAVNEKTNASAMKEEMLVEIYQLLVMSLGEPPKVFDFEYRNKDNEFKQDLQISPKDFFKRYIDVDLRDYIPLINAPTKDKPFNQAFTVDYLGNIVGGAPIKYLNVEMDVLKKAAVEQIKDGETVWFGCDVGQLSERSSGIMDTDIFLTNQAFGFKTKMTKAERLDYKHSMLTHAMVLTGINVADGEVNRWKVENSWGEAIGNKGYFVASDAWMDEFTFQVVVQKKYLSEELLNAFNQEPIALKPWDPMGSLAFR